Proteins from one uncultured Desulfovibrio sp. genomic window:
- a CDS encoding DUF3298 and DUF4163 domain-containing protein — MHAAAAFAPGLPLLLTLLACFLFSGTGTSACAAMELPEEQALTDPAAPAAAPARPVRKERVILRQGRPLMPEIGLSYPVIGNDMVDRDVQRWITNIADTFDSEIGALGTMIDMDGNAPDVSLYALQGSCSVLSPSPNAISLVFELWTYTGGAHGNLDLIALNYSLINGQRLNFVDIFEDVDGALELLSRLSRDILARRLSGGTPNQMILDGTAPTLNNFASLGLTPEGIRIFFQPYQVAPWSAGAQKVDIPLAELASVHPFLQLWGK, encoded by the coding sequence ATGCACGCTGCCGCCGCTTTTGCGCCGGGCCTGCCCCTTCTGCTCACCCTGCTGGCCTGCTTTCTTTTTTCCGGCACCGGAACAAGCGCATGTGCGGCCATGGAGCTGCCTGAAGAACAGGCCCTGACCGACCCGGCTGCCCCCGCGGCGGCGCCCGCCCGCCCTGTCCGGAAGGAACGCGTCATTCTGCGGCAGGGGCGTCCGCTCATGCCGGAAATCGGCCTGAGCTATCCTGTCATCGGCAACGATATGGTGGACAGGGACGTGCAGCGCTGGATTACCAATATTGCAGACACCTTTGACAGCGAAATCGGCGCGCTGGGCACCATGATCGACATGGACGGCAATGCCCCGGACGTGAGCCTCTATGCCCTGCAGGGGTCCTGTTCGGTGCTGTCGCCCTCGCCCAATGCCATCAGCCTGGTTTTTGAGCTGTGGACCTATACGGGCGGCGCCCACGGCAATCTTGACCTCATTGCCCTCAACTACAGCCTGATCAACGGGCAGCGGCTCAACTTTGTGGATATTTTCGAGGACGTGGACGGCGCTCTGGAACTGCTGTCGCGTCTGAGCCGTGATATTCTCGCGCGGCGTCTGTCCGGCGGCACGCCCAATCAGATGATTCTGGACGGGACGGCCCCCACGCTCAACAATTTTGCCAGTCTGGGGCTGACGCCGGAGGGCATACGCATCTTTTTCCAGCCCTACCAGGTGGCACCATGGTCCGCCGGTGCCCAGAAGGTGGATATTCCGCTGGCCGAACTGGCTTCGGTGCATCCCTTTCTGCAGTTGTGGGGAAAATGA
- a CDS encoding beta-ketoacyl synthase N-terminal-like domain-containing protein: MRPPSSSFRRVLITGVGCCTPLGHSLDDMARALRAEVSPFVPSTVLPGYSVSPVSFDAAARPQPQQDAALRTLLGWRHRHYCQRGGQLAVLAALRAAADAADAAATADAPQQLLPHDTPMVAALGPMLDMTGEPGLPPGNTDALGALWLLRWLPNTPVAAAAQLLGLHGEGLTVNAACASALQALGEGFRRIRCGLNTRVLVMAGDSRLSLGGLLGYAKAQALSRRGGTEGPRPFDASRDGFVAAEGGAAFVLEDAQSAAARGARWYAEILGYGASLDAGSLTAPDPQGRQARQAVLTALAQSGLDRPHWISAHGTGTRLNDAAESALLEQLFPRQPLPAVMACKSLLGHGSAAAGALELCCVLAGWQNGLMPRIRGLEQPCSPQLRFVRQACPFPGPDGLLENFGFGGQNAALVVRLCPR, translated from the coding sequence ATGCGCCCCCCGTCTTCGTCTTTCCGCCGCGTGCTCATTACCGGGGTGGGCTGCTGCACGCCGCTGGGCCACAGTCTGGACGACATGGCCCGCGCCCTGCGGGCAGAGGTCAGCCCCTTTGTGCCCTCCACGGTGCTGCCCGGCTACAGCGTCAGCCCCGTATCCTTTGATGCCGCGGCCCGACCCCAGCCGCAGCAGGACGCGGCCCTGCGGACCCTGCTGGGCTGGCGGCACCGGCATTACTGCCAGCGCGGCGGACAACTGGCTGTGCTGGCAGCCCTGCGGGCCGCCGCAGATGCCGCAGACGCCGCTGCGACGGCTGACGCACCGCAGCAGCTCCTGCCCCATGACACGCCCATGGTGGCCGCCCTGGGTCCCATGCTGGATATGACCGGCGAACCGGGACTGCCGCCCGGCAATACGGATGCCCTGGGCGCTCTCTGGCTGCTGCGCTGGCTGCCCAATACCCCGGTGGCCGCCGCGGCACAACTGCTGGGCCTGCATGGCGAGGGGCTGACGGTCAATGCGGCCTGCGCTTCCGCCCTTCAAGCCCTGGGCGAGGGCTTTCGCCGCATCCGCTGCGGCCTGAACACACGGGTACTGGTCATGGCCGGCGATTCGCGCCTGTCACTGGGAGGGCTGCTGGGCTATGCCAAGGCACAGGCTCTCAGCCGCCGTGGCGGCACGGAAGGCCCCCGGCCCTTTGATGCCTCCCGCGACGGTTTTGTGGCCGCTGAAGGCGGCGCGGCCTTTGTGCTGGAGGATGCGCAAAGCGCCGCCGCCCGGGGCGCCCGCTGGTATGCGGAAATTCTGGGCTATGGCGCTTCGCTGGATGCCGGCAGCCTCACGGCCCCTGATCCCCAGGGCCGGCAGGCCCGGCAGGCCGTGCTGACGGCACTGGCACAGAGCGGTCTGGACAGGCCGCACTGGATTTCCGCCCATGGCACCGGCACGCGCCTCAATGATGCCGCGGAATCCGCCCTGCTGGAGCAGCTCTTTCCCCGTCAGCCCCTGCCGGCCGTCATGGCCTGCAAAAGCCTGCTGGGGCACGGCTCCGCCGCGGCGGGGGCCCTGGAACTGTGCTGTGTGCTGGCAGGCTGGCAAAACGGCCTGATGCCGCGCATCCGTGGTCTGGAGCAGCCCTGTTCCCCGCAGCTGCGTTTTGTGCGCCAGGCATGCCCCTTTCCGGGACCGGACGGGCTGCTGGAAAACTTCGGCTTCGGCGGCCAGAAT
- a CDS encoding SDR family oxidoreductase yields the protein MHLHFSGPVLLLGGGCQLGLAVADALRREGALVLAACGSAAGQQACTAAGVPVLPLDEAESLPQRCATLAGSTPAHVLDLRHSRFESLLPAASPDAIQRWAADDIALRARLLRALSRAMLVRREGRCVFVSSSAALRPSPGQGWYAAAKLAGEALYRSLGAELAARGITACSARLSWLDAGRGRPYLAQHSRAARAMPAGRPLALDEAVQALVFLLSREAVGINACSVDIDGGLNAVKLPEVS from the coding sequence ATGCACCTGCACTTTTCCGGACCTGTCCTGCTGCTGGGTGGCGGCTGCCAGCTGGGTCTGGCCGTGGCCGACGCCCTGCGCCGGGAAGGCGCCCTGGTGCTCGCTGCCTGCGGCAGCGCCGCAGGGCAGCAGGCCTGCACCGCGGCCGGGGTTCCCGTGCTGCCCCTGGACGAGGCCGAAAGCCTGCCGCAGCGCTGCGCCACCCTGGCAGGCAGCACGCCTGCCCATGTGCTGGACCTGCGCCACTCCCGCTTTGAAAGCCTGCTGCCCGCAGCCAGTCCCGACGCCATCCAGCGCTGGGCTGCCGACGATATTGCCCTGCGGGCACGGCTGCTGCGCGCCCTTTCCCGGGCCATGCTGGTCCGGCGCGAGGGGCGCTGCGTCTTTGTTTCCTCCTCAGCGGCCCTGCGACCGTCACCGGGACAGGGCTGGTATGCTGCGGCCAAGCTGGCCGGCGAGGCCCTGTATCGCAGCCTTGGGGCGGAACTGGCCGCACGGGGCATCACGGCCTGCTCGGCCCGCCTGAGCTGGCTGGACGCGGGACGGGGGCGCCCCTACCTGGCGCAGCACAGCCGCGCGGCACGGGCCATGCCCGCCGGCCGACCGCTGGCCCTGGATGAGGCGGTGCAGGCCCTGGTCTTTCTGCTTTCCCGCGAGGCTGTGGGCATCAATGCCTGCAGCGTGGACATCGACGGCGGCCTCAATGCCGTCAAACTCCCGGAGGTATCATGA